The following coding sequences lie in one Mycteria americana isolate JAX WOST 10 ecotype Jacksonville Zoo and Gardens chromosome 13, USCA_MyAme_1.0, whole genome shotgun sequence genomic window:
- the ANAPC7 gene encoding anaphase-promoting complex subunit 7: protein MKAVSRVPAGGGGRGPLGGAILEYRRAAVVALSDSLPCVPSAPRLSAASMSVVEHVREMASAGLHSNVRLLSGLLLTMSGNNPELFSPSQKYQLLVYHADSLFHDKEYRNAVSKYTMALQQKKALSKTSKVRPSTGNAASTPQSQCLPSEIEVKYKMAECYTMLKQDKDAIAILDGIPSRQRTPKINMMLANLYKKAGQERSSVTSYKEVLRQCPLALDAILGLLSLSVKGAEVASMTINIIQSIPNLDWLSVWIKAYAFVHTGDNTRAINTICSLEKKSLLRDNVDLLGSLADLYFRAGDNKNSILKFEQAQMLDPYLIKGMDVYGYLLAREGRLEDVENLGCRLFNISDQHAEPWVVSGCHSFYSKRYSRALYLGAKAIQLNSNSVQALLLKGAALRNMGRVQEAIIHFREAIRLAPCRLDCYEGLIECYLASNSIREAMVMANNVYKTLGANAQTLTLLATVCLEDPVTQEKAKTLLDKALTQRPDYIKAVVKKAELLSREQKYEDGIALLRNALANQSDCVLHRILGDFLVAVNEYQEAMDQYSIALSLDPNDQKSLEGMQKMEKEESPTDATQEEDVDDMEGSGEEGDLEGSDSEAAQWADQEQWFGMQ from the exons ATGAAGGCAGTGTCGCGGGTGCCtgcaggcggcggcgggcgaggccCCCTCGGTGGCGCCATTTTGGAGTACCGGCGGGCGGCGGTGGTGGCCTTGTCTGACTCTTTGCCGTGTGTCCCTTCCGCTCCGCGCCTTTCCGCCGCCAGCATGAGTGTGGTGGAGCACGTCCGAGAGATGGCGTCCGCCGGGCTTCACTCTAACGTGCGGCTCCTCAGCGGGCTTCTCCTCACGATGAGCGGCAATAACCC GGAACTGTTTTCACCATCTCAGAAATACCAGCTCCTTGTATATCATGCAGACTCTCTCTTCCATGATAAAGAATATAGAAATGCTGTAAGTAAGTATACAATGGCCTTGCAGCAGAAAAAAGCATTAAGTAAAACTTCAAAAGTAAGACCTTCTACTGGGAATGCTGCATCAACTCCCCAAAGCCAG tgtttaccATCTGAAATTGAAGTCAAATATAAAATGGCTGAATGTTATACAATGCTGAAGCAAGATAAAGATGCCATTGCTATTCTTGATGGGATTCCTTCCAGACAGAGGACCCCAAAG ATCAACATGATGTTGGCAAATCTATACAAGAAAGCAGGTCAAGAACGCTCATCTGTTACGAGCTACAAAGAAGTACTAAGGCAGTGCCCTTTAGCACTTGATGCCATACTAG GCTTGCTTTCGCTGTCGGTGAAAGGTGCAGAAGTGGCCTCTATGACAATCAACATAATTCAGAGTATTCCTAACTTGGATTGGCTTTCAGTGTGGATCAAGGCATATGCTTTTGTGCATACTGGAGATAACACAAGAGCAATAAATACCATTTG ctCTTTAGAGAAAAAGTCATTGCTGAGGGATAACGTAGACTTACTGGGGAGCTTAGCAGACTTGTATTTCAGAGCCGGAGATAATAAAAACTCTATTCTAAAATTTGAACAAGCACAAATGCTGGATCCTTACCTAATAAAAG GAATGGATGTATATGGTTATTTATTGGCACGTGAAGGTCGACTAGAGGACGTGGAGAACTTGGGCTGCCGTCTCTTCAATATTTCTGATCAACATGCGGAACCCTGGGTGGTATCTGG GTGTCATAGTTTCTACAGTAAACGATACTCTCGTGCCTTATACTTAGGAGCCAAAGCTATCCAGCTTAATAGTAACAGTGTTCAGGCTCTCCTGCTGAAAGGAGCTGCTCTCAGGAATATGGGCCGAGTACAGGAAGCAATTATACACTTTCGTGAAGCAATACGTCTTGCACCGTGCAGGCTGGATTGCTATGAAG GTCTCATCGAGTGTTACCTAGCATCCAACAGTATCCGTGAAGCTATGGTTATGGCAAATAATGTGTATAAAACTCTGGGAGCAAATGCACAGACACTCACTCTGTTAGCAACAGTCTGTCTTGAAGACCCAGTCACgcaggaaaaagcaaaaacattactgGACAAAGCGCTAACGCAAAGACCTGATTACATTAAAGCTGTGGTAAAGAAAGCAGAACTTCTTa GTAGAGAACAAAAGTATGAAGATGGAATTGCTTTGCTGAGGAACGCGCTGGCTAATCAGAGTGACTGTGTTCTGCACCGAATACTGGGAGACTTTCTTGTGGCTGTCAATGAGTATCAGGAAGCAATGGACCAGTACAGTATTGCCCTAAG TTTGGATCCAAATGATCAGAAGTCACtagaaggaatgcagaaaatggaaaaagaggaaagtccAACAGATGCAACCCAGGAAGAAGATGTGGATGATATGGAGGGAAGTGGAGAAGAGGGGGACTTGGAAGGCAGTGACAGTGAAGCAGCTCAGTGGGCAGATCAAGAACAGTGGTTTGGCATGCAGTAG
- the ARPC3 gene encoding actin-related protein 2/3 complex subunit 3: MPAYHSTLMDSDTKLIGNMALLPIRSQFKGPAPRETKDTDIIDEAIYYFKANVFFKNYEIKNEADRTLIYVTLYISECLKKLQKCNSKGQGEKEMYTLGITNFPIPGEPGFPLNAIYAKPANKQEEEVMRAYLQQLRQETGLRLCEKVFDPQSDKPSKWWICFVKRQFMNKSLSGPGQ, encoded by the exons ATGCCG GCTTACCACTCAACTTTAATGGACTCGGACACCAAGCTAATTGGGAACATGGCGCTGTTACCCATCAGAAGCCAATTCAAAGGCCCAGCGCCTCGGGAAA CTAAGGACACAGATATTATAGATGAAGCCATCTACTACTTCAAAGctaatgttttcttcaaaaattatgaaattaag AACGAGGCTGACAGAACGCTGATCTACGTAACCCTCTACATTTCTGAGTGCTTGAAAAAGCTGCAAAAG TGTAACTCCAAAGgccaaggagagaaagaaatgtacaCACTAGGAATCACTAACTTCCCAAtccctggggagcctggcttTCCGCTTAATGCCATTTATGCCAAACCTGCCAACAAGCAGGAGGAAG AGGTGATGAGGGCCTacctgcagcagctgaggcaaGAAACTGGTCTTCGCCTTTGTGAAAAAGTATTTGATCCTCAAAGCGACAAGCCTAGTAAG TGGTGGATCTGCTTTGTGAAGAGACAGTTCATGAACAAGAGTCTGTCAGGTCCTGGGCAGTGA
- the GPN3 gene encoding GPN-loop GTPase 3 isoform X1, with protein sequence MPRYAQLVMGPAGSGKSTYCATMVQHCEALGRAVQVVNLDPAAELFSYPVMADIRELIEVDDVMEDESLRFGPNGGLVFCMEYFANNFNWLEESLGHVEDDYILFDCPGQIELYTHLPVMKQLVEQLQQWEFRVCGVFLVDSQFMVESFKFISGILAALSAMISLEIPQINIMTKMDLLSKKAKKEIEKYLDPDMYSMIEDSTNILKSKMFKKLTKSICGLIDDYGMVRFLPFDRSDEESINIVLQHIDFTIQYGEDLEFKEPKECEEDKSALVDEYFQDPVDE encoded by the exons ATGCCCCGCTACGCGCAGCTGGTGAtgggcccggcgggcagcgggaaG AGCACGTACTGCGCCACCATGGTGCAGCACTGCGAGGCGCTGGGCCGCGCCGTGCAGGTGGTCAACCTGGACCCGGCGGCGGAGCTCTTCAGCTACCCCGTCATGGCAG ACATCCGTGAGTTAATAGAAGTGGACGACGTCATGGAAGATGAATCCTTAAGGTTTGGTCCCAATGGCGGCTTGGTGTTTTGCATGGAATACTTTGCCAATAACTTTAACTGGCTAGAGGAAAGCCTTGGGCATGTGGAGGATGACTATATATTGTTTGATTGCCCAG GTCAGATCGAACTCTATACACATCTGCCAGTGATGAAACAGCTGGTGGAGCAGCTTCAGCAGTGGGAATTCCGTGTCTGTGGAGTTTTTCTTGTGGATTCTCAGTTTATGGTGGAATCTTTTAAG TTTATCTCTGGAATTCTGGCAGCACTCAGTGCAATGATATCTTTAGAGATTCCACAGATTAACATCATGACCAAAATGGATTTGCTGAGCAAGAAAGCcaagaaggaaatagaaaa GTACTTAGATCCAGATATGTATTCTATGATTGAAGATTCTACAAatatattgaaaagcaaaatgtttaaaaaattgacTAAATCTATATGTGGATTG ATTGATGACTACGGTATGGTTCGATTTCTACCTTTTGATCGCTCTGATGAGGAAAGTATAAACATAGTTCTGCAGCACATAGACTTTACCATTCAGTATGGAGAAGATCTTGAATTCAAAGAACCAAAG gAATGTGAAGAAGATAAATCTGCTCTTGTGGATGAATACTTTCAAGATCCTGTGGATGAGTAA
- the GPN3 gene encoding GPN-loop GTPase 3 isoform X2, translating to MPRYAQLVMGPAGSGKSTYCATMVQHCEALGRAVQVVNLDPAAELFSYPVMAGQIELYTHLPVMKQLVEQLQQWEFRVCGVFLVDSQFMVESFKFISGILAALSAMISLEIPQINIMTKMDLLSKKAKKEIEKYLDPDMYSMIEDSTNILKSKMFKKLTKSICGLIDDYGMVRFLPFDRSDEESINIVLQHIDFTIQYGEDLEFKEPKECEEDKSALVDEYFQDPVDE from the exons ATGCCCCGCTACGCGCAGCTGGTGAtgggcccggcgggcagcgggaaG AGCACGTACTGCGCCACCATGGTGCAGCACTGCGAGGCGCTGGGCCGCGCCGTGCAGGTGGTCAACCTGGACCCGGCGGCGGAGCTCTTCAGCTACCCCGTCATGGCAG GTCAGATCGAACTCTATACACATCTGCCAGTGATGAAACAGCTGGTGGAGCAGCTTCAGCAGTGGGAATTCCGTGTCTGTGGAGTTTTTCTTGTGGATTCTCAGTTTATGGTGGAATCTTTTAAG TTTATCTCTGGAATTCTGGCAGCACTCAGTGCAATGATATCTTTAGAGATTCCACAGATTAACATCATGACCAAAATGGATTTGCTGAGCAAGAAAGCcaagaaggaaatagaaaa GTACTTAGATCCAGATATGTATTCTATGATTGAAGATTCTACAAatatattgaaaagcaaaatgtttaaaaaattgacTAAATCTATATGTGGATTG ATTGATGACTACGGTATGGTTCGATTTCTACCTTTTGATCGCTCTGATGAGGAAAGTATAAACATAGTTCTGCAGCACATAGACTTTACCATTCAGTATGGAGAAGATCTTGAATTCAAAGAACCAAAG gAATGTGAAGAAGATAAATCTGCTCTTGTGGATGAATACTTTCAAGATCCTGTGGATGAGTAA